One genomic window of Peteryoungia desertarenae includes the following:
- a CDS encoding aromatic ring-hydroxylating dioxygenase subunit alpha yields MTRPTFPLNAWYAAAYDVELKHALLARRICNKPVVLYRKKDGSPVALADACWHRLVPLSLGRLEGDNVVCGYHGLEFDETGRCVYMPSQDTINPSACVKSYPIAEKHRFVWIWPGDPALADPALIPDMHWNQDPEWAADGKMIEVKCDYRLVVDNLMDLTHETFVHGSSIGNRAVAEAPFEASHSDRFAFITRWMENIDPPPFWKKQYGKEGKVDRWQIIRFEAPCTVTIDVGVAEAGSGAPQGDRSKGVNGYVLNTITPSTDKTCLYFWAFARNYDLGNQARTHELREGVAGVFCEDELVLEAQQEAIDANPDHKFYNLNIDAGSMWARKLIDRMIDAEAGASSAPRTIAAE; encoded by the coding sequence ATGACCAGACCGACCTTTCCGCTGAATGCGTGGTATGCCGCAGCCTATGATGTCGAATTGAAGCATGCGCTTCTTGCGCGCCGCATCTGCAACAAGCCCGTGGTGCTTTACCGGAAAAAAGACGGAAGTCCGGTTGCTCTGGCCGATGCCTGTTGGCATCGCCTTGTGCCGCTTTCGCTCGGGCGTCTGGAAGGCGACAATGTCGTTTGCGGCTATCATGGTCTTGAATTCGATGAGACGGGTCGCTGCGTCTACATGCCGTCCCAGGATACCATCAACCCGTCAGCCTGTGTGAAATCCTATCCGATCGCGGAAAAGCATCGATTCGTCTGGATCTGGCCCGGCGATCCGGCATTGGCCGATCCGGCACTCATCCCCGACATGCACTGGAACCAGGATCCGGAATGGGCGGCCGATGGCAAGATGATCGAAGTGAAATGCGATTATCGACTGGTCGTCGACAACCTGATGGACCTGACGCATGAGACCTTTGTCCATGGCTCGTCCATCGGCAATCGTGCTGTCGCGGAGGCTCCTTTCGAGGCAAGCCATTCCGATCGCTTTGCCTTTATCACCCGTTGGATGGAAAACATCGACCCGCCGCCATTCTGGAAGAAGCAGTATGGCAAGGAGGGTAAGGTTGACCGGTGGCAGATCATCCGGTTCGAAGCGCCCTGCACGGTGACGATTGACGTGGGTGTTGCGGAAGCGGGAAGCGGTGCACCACAGGGCGATCGTTCCAAGGGCGTGAACGGCTATGTGCTCAACACGATTACCCCGTCGACTGACAAGACCTGTCTCTACTTCTGGGCCTTCGCCCGCAATTATGATCTTGGCAATCAGGCCAGAACCCACGAGCTGCGCGAAGGCGTGGCCGGTGTGTTTTGTGAGGACGAACTGGTCCTGGAAGCCCAGCAGGAAGCGATCGACGCCAATCCCGATCATAAGTTCTACAATCTCAATATCGATGCCGGATCGATGTGGGCGCGCAAGCTGATCGACCGCATGATTGACGCTGAGGCCGGTGCCAGTTCTGCGCCTCGTACTATCGCGGCGGAGTAG
- a CDS encoding SAM-dependent methyltransferase — protein sequence MRTSRSPQNRQPLRSKIEPLAKLPVFWQLEGRRVVLAGGSDGAAWKAELLMACGAEVHLYCPDADVGEAMAELIAQRGGECGSLVHHSHVWHIGIFAGSAMALADCEEDEEAKAFYCAARAAGVPVNVIDKPRYCQFQFGSIVNRSPVIVSISTDGAAPILAQAIRRRIETLLPPSLKGWAELAQRLREQINDMLDPGPGRRAFWERFVDYAFSSNGPPDEDMKDILIEDAMDLSKSALAGRLIIVGTGPGDAALLTLKAVRALQQADVILHDRMIAKEVLELSRREARRLMIEQGPSDGKLEEIVTDLVRDGRTVAWLVAGDPRHEQPALSLRQSLSSLGVDVDMVAGVARLADSGSTPLPVPATEFGRVQPTTPLRPDQWQQAVSRH from the coding sequence GCCAAGCTTCCGGTGTTCTGGCAGTTGGAAGGGCGCCGGGTCGTGCTCGCAGGGGGATCGGATGGTGCCGCCTGGAAGGCCGAGCTCCTCATGGCCTGTGGTGCGGAGGTCCACCTCTATTGCCCTGATGCTGATGTCGGAGAGGCCATGGCGGAACTGATCGCCCAGCGCGGCGGGGAATGTGGGAGCCTGGTTCACCATTCCCATGTCTGGCATATCGGCATCTTCGCCGGATCGGCCATGGCACTTGCCGATTGCGAGGAGGATGAAGAAGCTAAAGCCTTCTATTGTGCCGCACGCGCCGCCGGGGTTCCGGTCAATGTGATCGACAAGCCCCGTTATTGTCAGTTCCAGTTCGGATCTATCGTCAATCGCTCGCCTGTTATTGTCTCGATTTCCACGGATGGGGCAGCACCCATCCTGGCGCAGGCAATCCGCAGACGGATCGAGACATTGCTGCCCCCGTCGCTGAAAGGCTGGGCGGAGCTTGCCCAGCGGCTCCGCGAACAGATCAACGATATGCTGGACCCCGGCCCGGGCCGACGTGCCTTCTGGGAGAGGTTCGTGGATTATGCCTTCAGTTCGAACGGGCCACCAGACGAAGACATGAAGGACATCCTGATCGAGGATGCCATGGATCTGTCGAAATCCGCTTTGGCCGGACGTCTGATCATTGTCGGCACAGGCCCGGGCGATGCCGCGCTTTTGACATTGAAAGCCGTTCGCGCCCTGCAGCAAGCCGATGTCATTTTGCATGACAGGATGATTGCCAAAGAGGTCCTCGAACTCTCCAGGCGAGAAGCCCGACGCCTGATGATCGAGCAGGGGCCTTCTGACGGAAAGCTTGAGGAAATCGTCACGGACCTTGTTCGAGACGGTCGTACCGTTGCTTGGCTTGTGGCCGGGGACCCTCGCCACGAGCAGCCTGCGCTCAGCCTGCGGCAGTCCCTGAGCAGTCTTGGGGTTGATGTGGATATGGTGGCCGGTGTCGCCCGACTTGCCGATTCCGGCAGTACACCCCTTCCGGTCCCCGCAACCGAATTTGGGAGAGTTCAGCCGACGACCCCGCTCCGTCCGGATCAATGGCAGCAAGCGGTGAGCCGTCATTAA